Proteins encoded in a region of the Anopheles aquasalis chromosome 2, idAnoAquaMG_Q_19, whole genome shotgun sequence genome:
- the LOC126579033 gene encoding muscle calcium channel subunit alpha-1-like isoform X6 has protein sequence MSVSQKDKATVQQDCQKQNITFAVDHPSALSPKAGHARNRNSLKDVLSSGNKLIGAFHAPDSAYPLLAASTAHEHKREQHHQFLDILNKSFSRNKSGQPSEQDCATVGQTTSNDLGPASSAPRLPKKGSSRSFFLKRQHSLSDVWQTTLKSTTAMSQAAARMDSTEMASSSGVDGRRFNPDVDGPNGGVGGCEPAGATGGEINIGGTTIPIAPKKPTRRAGVKPQPDRPMRALFCLTRTNPLRKLCIAIVEWKPFEYLILLTIFANCVALAVYTPFPNSDSNSTNAALEKIEYIFLVIFTAECIMKLIAYGFILHPGSYLRNGWNILDFTIVVIGMISTALSNLMKEGFDVKALRAFRVLRPLRLVSGVPSLQVVLNSILRAMVPLLHIALLVLFVIIIYAIIGLELFSGKLHKSCFHNETGEIMDDPHPCGEDGFHCDTISPEMVCRYYWEGPNFGITNFDNFGLSMLTVFQCVTLEGWTDMLYYIEDAMGSSWQWVYFISMVILGAFFVMNLILGVLSGEFSKERTKAKNRGDFQKLREKQQIEEDLRGYLDWITQAEDIDPDNEANGNQEGKVKNTIELDSSDNLGEDGEVQQVSWFSRKRKSIDRVNRRLRRACRKAVKSQAFYWLIIILVFLNTGVLATEHYRQPPWLDDFQEYTNMFFVALFTMEMLLKMYSLGFQGYFVSLFNRFDCFVVIGSIGEMILTSTQIMPPLGVSVLRCVRLLRVFKVTKYWQSLSNLVASLLNSIQSIASLLLLLFLFIVIFALLGMQVFGGKFNFNSAVDKPRSNFDSFVQSLLTVFQILTGEDWNMVMYDGIQAYGGVASLGIIASIYFIILFICGNYILLNVFLAIAVDNLADADSLTTVEKEEDDNPEGEEEKLSHAPTPIEHGDDGFMDHEKDNLDSDNEPTNMSDDYNGHDSESKIPVAEDDEGYEEQDTQDSQDDGLRVARPRRISELNVVNTIVPIPDGSSFFIMSKTNRFRIFCHWLCNHSTFGNIILVCIMFSSAMLAAEDPLNANSERNQILNYFDYFFTSVFTIELLLKLISYGFLFHDGAFCRSAFNLLDLLVVCVSLISMFFSSGAISVIKILRVLRVLRPLRAINRAKGLKYVVKCVIVAIKTIGNIMLVTYLLQFMFAVIGVQLFKGKFFSCSDGSKMQESECHGTYLVYEDGNVDKPVSKERYWSRNRFHFDDVSKAMLTLFTVSTFEGWPGLLYVSIDSHEEDSGPIHNFRPIVAAYYIIYIIIIAFFMVNIFVGFVIVTFQNEGEQEYKNCDLDKNQRNCIEFALKAKPIRRYIPKHRIQYKVWWFVTSQPFEYMIFILIMINTITLSMKFYRQPEIYTEVLDLLNLIFTAVFALEFVFKLAAFRFKNYFGDAWNVFDFIIVLGSFIDIVYSEVNVSKGMKGGSSIISINFFRLFRVMRLVKLLARGEGIRTLLWTFIKSFQALPYVALLIVMLFFIYAVIGMQVFGKIAMDDDTSIHRNNNFQTFPQAVLVLFRSATGEAWQEIMLDCSARPGEVNCDPKSDDAGSPDGCGSSIAFPYFISFYVLCSFLIINLFVAVIMDNFDYLTRDWSILGPHHLDEFVRLWSEYDPDAKGRIKHLDVVTLLRKISPPLGFGKLCPHRVACKRLVSMNMPLNSDGTVLFNATLFAVVRTSLKIKTEGNIDDANAELRTTIKQIWKRTNPKLLDQVVPPPGVDDEVTVGKFYATFLIQDYFRRFKKRKENDNKLSSDQNKRRTMTLQAGLRTLHEAGPELKRAISGNLEDTGDDNPEPSHRRNHTLFGNVWSSIRRPGPFGTKQKWSGNHKMSATSVAASAAMHTVLSGTNENQKHEPPKPKVNAALSGGYSHIAESILHAVHDDPLGNSLGNGINATNGAASSDIPLRPLVLYDTTINRGPTNTISVDIGPQNVSARRDTSAHIENLDKVRLIHSTPSSPHEVHRPASNVIGSAESLVGRVLAQQGLGKYCDLDLVHCAQMEMQEALDMTQEEMDLAAHELMLEERFNRKNGSNARSNPRRGVNTSVNKNLPPQL, from the exons ATGAGTGTTTCGCAGAAAGACAAGGCAACTGTCCAACAGGactgccaaaaacaaaacataactttTG CGGTAGATCATCCATCGGCACTTAGTCCAAAAGCAGGGCACGCGCGCAACAGAAATTCGCTGAAGGATGTTCTATCCTCGGGAAACAAACTAATCGGTGCATTTCATGCTCCAGACTCTGCTTATCCTCTACTCGCGGCATCCACGGCCCACGAGCATAAACGGGAGCAACACCATCAGTTTCTCGACATCTTAAATAAGTCATTTTCACGTAATAAATCTGGTCAACCGTCGGAGCAGGATTGCGCTACCGTTGGCCAGACGACTTCAAACGATTTAGGGCCGGCATCTTCTGCACCAAGGCTTCCAAAGAAGGGATCGTCACGTTCATTTTTTCTAAAACGCCAACATTCGTTGTCCGATGTATGGCAAACGACCCTTAAATCTACCACAGCTATGAGCCAAGCAGCTGCTAGAATGGACAGTACCGAGATGGCATCCTCATCCGGGGTTGATGGACGTAGGTTCAATCCGGATGTTGATGGACCGAACGGCGGCGTTGGTGGGTGCGagccagcaggagcaacaggtGGCGAAATCAATATTGGTGGAACAACTATTCCAATTGCACCTAAAAAGCCAACCCGTAGAGCTGGTGTAAAGCCTCAACCCGATCGACCTATGcgtgctttgttttgtttaacgCGAACGAACCCTCTTCGAAAACTCTGTATTGCAATTGTAGAATGGAA GCCCTTCGAATACCTAATTTTGTTGACCATTTTCGCCAATTGCGTTGCCTTAGCTGTTTACACCCCTTTTCCAAACAGTGATTCGAATAGCACAAATGCGGCACTAGAGAAGATCGAGTATATTTTTTTAGTCATATTTACTGCAGAATGCATTATGAAGTTGATTGCGTACGGGTTTATACTACATCCCGGATCATATCTGAGGAACGGGTGGAACATACTCGATTTTACAATTGTAGTCATTGG TATGATTTCAACAGCCTTGTCTAATCTAATGAAGGAAGGATTCGACGTTAAAGCTCTTCGTGCGTTTCGAGTACTCAGACCGTTGCGTTTAGTATCGGGGGTGCCTA GTTTGCAAGTTGTCCTAAATTCGATTTTACGTGCCATGGTGCCTTTGCTACACATAGCTCTACTGGTATTGTTTGTGATAATCATTTACGCCATAATAGGATTAGAACTTTTCTCGGGTAAATTGCACAAATCTTGTTTTCACAATGAAACGG GTGAGATCATGGACGATCCACATCCTTGCGGAGAAGATGGGTTTCATTGCGACACCATTTCACCAGAAATGGTATGCAGATACTACTGGGAAGGGCCCAACTTTGGCATAACGAATTTCGATAATTTTGGACTATCAATGCTAACAGTTTTTCAATGTGTAACATTGGAAGGATGGACTGATATGCTGTACTAC ATTGAAGACGCTATGGGCAGCAGTTGGCAATGGGTCTATTTCATCTCTATGGTCATTCTCGGTGCTTTTTTCGTCATGAATCTCATCCTCGGTGTACTGAGCGGCGAATTTTCTAAGGAAaggacgaaagcaaaaaatcggGGAGATTTTCAAAAGCTTCGCGAAAAGCAACAGATAGAAGAAGATCTACGGGGGTATTTAGATTGGATAACCCAGGCAGAAGACATCGATCCCGATAACGAAGCTAACGGAAATCAGGAAGGCAAAGTAAAAAATACTATTGAACTTGATTCATCTGATAACCTTGGCGAAGATGGAGAAGTACAACAAGTGTCATGGTTTTCCCGAAAACGCAAATCGATTGATCGTGTAAATCGACGGTTGCGACGTGCCTGTCGTAAGGCAGTCAAATCACAGGCCTTCTATTGGCTTATCATTATATTAGTATTTTTGAATACGGGTGTTTTAGCAACTGAACACTACCGGCAACCTCCATGGTTGGATGATTTTCAAG agtacacaaatatgtttttcgtGGCCCTGTTTACAATGGAAATGTTGCTAAAGATGTATAGTTTAGGATTTCAGGGGTATTTTGTATCTCTTTTCAACCGATTCGACTGCTTCGTCGTTATTGGCAGTATAGGAGAGATGATACTTACTAGCACACAAATCATGCCTCCGCTCGGAGTATCTGTGTTGCGATGTGTTCGTCTTCTGCGAGTTTTTAAAGTAACTAA GTACTGGCAATCGCTCTCAAATTTAGTTGCATCACTGCTGAACTCGATTCAATCGATAGCTTCGCTTTTGTTACTATTGTTTCTATTCATTGTTATTTTTGCACTTCTGGGAATGCaagtttttggtggaaagtttaattttaatagTGCCGTTGATAAACCCCGCTCCAATTTCGATAGCTTCGTACAAAGTCTACTCACAGTGTTTCAG ATACTTACAGGTGAAGATTGGAATATGGTTATGTACGACGGAATACAAGCATATGGTGGTGTAGCGTCTTTAGGAATTATTGCAAGCATTTACTTCATCATATTGTTCATCTGCGGTAACT ACATTTTATTGAACGTATTCTTGGCTATTGCTGTGGATAATTTGGCCGATGCGGATTCTCTCACTACggtggagaaagaagaagatgataatCCAGagggcgaagaagaaaaactatCACATGCCCCAACACCAATAGaacacggtgatgatggtttcatGGACCACGAAAAGGATAATTTGGATTCTGATAACGAGCCTACCAATAT GTCCGATGATTATAATGGACATGATTCCGAATCTAAAATTCCTGTTGCTGAGGATGACGAAGGGTATGAAGAGCAAGATACTCaag ATTCACAAGATGACGGTCTGCGCGTGGCAAGACCACGTAGAATATCCGAGTTAAATGTCGTGAATACGATTGTGCCAATACCCGATGGTTCATCATTTTTTATAAtgtcaaaaacaaacag ATTCCGCATTTTCTGTCATTGGCTGTGCAACCATAGCACGTTTGGTAACATCATTCTTGTATGCATCATGTTTTCTTCGGCAATGTTGGCAGCAGAAGATCCATTGAATGCTAATAGTGAACGTAATCAGATACTTAACTACTTCGATTACTTCTTCACATCAGTGTTTACTATCGAGTTACTTCTGAAACTTATTTCGTATGGGTTTCTCTTTCACGATGGAGCTTTCTGCAGATCCGCGTTCAATCTGCTTGATCTTTTGGTCGTATGTGTTTCACTAATATCAATGTTCTTTAG CTCTGGTGCCATTTCTGTGATAAAAATTTTACGAGTGCTTCGTGTTCTTCGTCCATTGCGTGCCATAAATCGTGCGAAAGGATTAAAG TACGTAGTGAAATGTGTGATAGTTGCCATCAAAACGATTGGTAACATTATGCTAGTGACGTACCTCTTGCAGTTCATGTTTGCTGTGATTGGAGTACAATTGTTTAAG GGGAAATTTTTCTCGTGCTCCGATGGTTCCAAAATGCAAGAATCAGAATGTCA CGGTACATATTTGGTATACGAAGATGGAAATGTTGACAAACCAGTGTCAAAAGAAAGATACTGGTCCCGAAATCGGTTTCACTTTGACGATGTTTCGAAAGCAATGTTAACACTCTTCACTGTATCCACCTTCGAAGGATGGCCCGG ACTGCTGTATGTGTCGATAGATTCTCACGAAGAAGATTCGGGTCCAATACACAATTTTAGGCCTATAGTAGCCGCCTATTACATAATCTACATCATCATAATAGCCTTCTTCATGGTAAACATTTTCGTCGGTTTTGTTATCGTGACATTCCAAAATGAAGGCGAGCAGGAATATAAGAACTGCGATTTGGATAAAAATCAGAGAAACTGCATAGAATTTGCACTCAAAGCTAAACCGATAAGACGTTATATACCAAAGCACCGCATACAATACAAggtttggtggtttgtgaCGTCACAGCCATTCGAATATATGATATTTATACTGATCATGATCAACACGATAACACTTTCTATGAAGTTTTACCGCCAGCCAGAGATATATACCGAGGTTCTTGATCTATTAAATCTCATATTTACGGCAGTTTTCGCCTTGGAGTTTGTCTTTAAACTAGCAGCATTTAGATTTAAG AACTACTTCGGAGATGCATGGAATGTATTCGATTTTATTATTGTACTCGGCAGTTTTATCGATATAGTGTACTCAGAAGTGAATGTTAGCAAAGGAATGAAG GGAGGATCGAGTATAATATCAATCAATTTTTTCCGATTGTTCCGAGTGATGCGCTTAGTGAAACTTCTAGCAAGAGGAGAAGGCATCCGTACCCTTTTGTGGACTTTTATAAAATCTTTTCAAGCTCTCCCTTATGTAGCGTTGTTGATTGTAATGCTATTTTTCATCTACGCTGTCATCGGTATGCAG GTTTTTGGTAAAATAGCTATGGATGACGATACATCTATTCATCGCAACAACAACTTTCAAACATTTCCGCAAGCAGTGTTGGTACTTTTCCGCTCGGCTACTGGAGAAGCGTGGCAAGAAATTATGCTAGATTGCTCGGCAAGACCGGGAGAGGTGAACTGCGATCCGAAATCTGATGATGCTGGGTCACCAGATGGTTGTGGATCAAGTATTGCCTTCCCATACTTTATTTCTTTCTACGTGCTTTGCTCTTTTCTCATCATCAATCTATTTGTGGCTGTCATTATGGATAATTTTGATTATCTAACTCGTGACTGGTCCATCCTTGGTCCTCACCATCTGGACGAGTTCGTGCGCCTTTGGAGCGAGTATGATCCGGACGCTAAGGGACGCATCAAGCATCTGGATGTGGTAACATTACTGCGTAAAATATCGCCTCCACTCGGCtttggaaaactttgtccGCACCGGGTGGCCTGCAAACGATTAGTGTCCATGAACATGCCACTGAATAGTGACGGAACAGTGCTCTTCAATGCGACATTGTTTGCAGTAGTTCGCACATCTCTCAAGATCAAAACTGAGGGTAACATTGATGACGCAAACGCAGAATTGCGCACTACGATCAAGCAAATATGGAAACGAACGAATCCGAAGCTGTTAGATCAGGTGGTACCTCCGCcaggtgttgatgatgaagtaACCGTCGGAAAATTCTACGCAACGTTTCTGATACAGGACTATTTCCGTCGTTTCAAGAAGCGCAAGGAAAATGACAATAAGCTTAGCAGCGATCAAAACAAACGACGTACAATGACACTACAAGCCGGTCTGCGTACACTACATGAAGCGGGTCCCGAACTTAAGCGGGCAATATCGGGAAACCTAGAGGATACCGGGGATGATAATCCGGAGCCTTCACACCGA CGCAATCACACCCTCTTCGGTAATGTATGGTCTTCGATTCGACGGCCAGGACCTTTCggaaccaaacaaaaatggagtggaaatcataaaatgtCTGCCACCTCGGTTGCTGCGTCAGCGGCAATGCATACTGTTCTGTCTGgaacaaatgaaaaccaaaagcaTGAACCTCCAAAACCGAAAGTCAACGCTGCGCTTAGTGGAGGCTATAGCCACATTGCTGAGAGCATTCTACATGCTGTACACGACGATCCACTGGGAAACAGCCTCGGAAACGGTATAAATGCAACGAACGGAGCAGCCTCGAGTGACATTCCACTGCGGCCGTTAGTACTGTATGATACGACAATTAATCGAGGACCAACCAA TACTATCAGCGTCGATATTGGCCCGCAGAATGTTTCTGCAAGAAGAG ATACCAGCGCTCACATAGAAAATTTGGATAAGGTACGATTAATCCATTCTACACCGAGCAGCCCACACGAAGTTCACAGACCCGCTTCAAATGTAATTGGATCAGCAGAGAGTCTAGTTGGAAGG GTACTAGCACAACAAGGACTTGGCAAATATTGCGACCTAGATCTTGTACACTGTGCCCAGATGGAAATGCAAGAGGCTCTGGATATGACACAAGAGGAAATGGATCTAGCCGCACATGAGCTAATGCTGGAGGAACGCTTCAATAGAAAAAATGGTTCTAACGCGAGAAGTAACCCGCGTCGTGGGGTTAATACTAGTGTTAACAAGAATTTGCCGCCTCAATTATAG